The Streptomyces sp. SS1-1 genome has a segment encoding these proteins:
- a CDS encoding class I SAM-dependent methyltransferase, with amino-acid sequence MTDADLLTATRAFYDAIAEDYAELFEDEMAQRPLERAVLRVFADLVDGGGPVADLGCGPGRTTARLAALGLDVFGVDLSESMLAIARRENPGLRFERGSMLELDLPDGALSGAVSFYSSIHLPEDRLPALFAEFHRVLAPGAPLLVAFQAGDEHRHHDRPFGHPVALTFLRRRPDDMAALLTRAGFAPHSRTVREPDPALGETVPQAFLLARKHTA; translated from the coding sequence ATGACCGACGCCGACCTCCTGACCGCCACCCGTGCCTTCTACGACGCCATCGCCGAGGACTACGCCGAGCTCTTCGAGGACGAGATGGCGCAGCGGCCCCTGGAGCGGGCCGTGCTGCGCGTGTTCGCCGACCTGGTGGACGGCGGCGGGCCGGTGGCCGACCTGGGCTGCGGGCCCGGCCGGACGACGGCCCGCCTCGCCGCGCTGGGCCTGGACGTGTTCGGCGTCGACCTGTCGGAGTCGATGCTCGCGATCGCCCGCCGGGAGAACCCCGGGCTGCGGTTCGAGCGGGGCTCGATGCTGGAGCTGGACCTGCCGGACGGGGCGCTGTCCGGTGCCGTGTCCTTCTACTCCTCCATCCACCTCCCGGAGGACCGGCTGCCGGCGCTCTTCGCCGAGTTCCACCGGGTGCTGGCGCCGGGGGCTCCCCTGCTGGTCGCCTTCCAGGCCGGGGACGAACACCGGCACCACGACCGGCCGTTCGGGCACCCGGTCGCGCTGACCTTCCTGCGCCGCCGCCCGGACGACATGGCCGCGCTGCTGACGCGGGCCGGTTTCGCCCCGCACTCCCGCACGGTCCGCGAGCCTGACCCCGCCCTCGGCGAGACGGTCCCGCAGGCCTTCCTGCTCGCCCGCAAGCACACCGCCTGA
- a CDS encoding AzlD domain-containing protein produces MTSTTATVAVISVLAVGTYAFRLVGPALHGRVTLPARMRELLAAGAVVLLVALLATGALTEGGGFAGWARPAGVLVGGVLAWRGAPFPVVVLAAAGAAALLRAAGLA; encoded by the coding sequence ATGACGTCCACGACGGCGACGGTCGCCGTGATCTCGGTGCTCGCCGTCGGGACGTACGCCTTCCGGCTGGTGGGCCCGGCACTGCACGGCCGGGTCACGCTGCCCGCGCGGATGCGGGAGCTGCTGGCGGCCGGGGCGGTGGTGCTGCTCGTGGCGCTGCTGGCCACGGGGGCGCTGACGGAGGGCGGCGGGTTCGCCGGCTGGGCGCGCCCGGCGGGCGTGCTGGTGGGCGGTGTCCTGGCGTGGCGGGGTGCGCCGTTCCCGGTCGTGGTGCTGGCGGCGGCGGGGGCGGCCGCGCTGCTGCGTGCGGCGGGACTGGCGTGA
- a CDS encoding AzlC family ABC transporter permease, which translates to MRSLLRTPMMAPLVRDSALVWLASGVVGVSFGAIAVAGGLPLWVPVAMSLVVYAGSAQFSAVGLLLAGGGPLAAVATGLILNTRTAAFSLAVADVLGPGRFARLAGAHLVTDETVAFTLAQPDPARRRAAFWVNGLGLFAAWNTGVLAGALAGTAVGDTATYGLDAAFPAVLVALVLPALRTDRSVRRAALLGAALALAVTPAVPAGVPVLLALAGLVVHGRKGSAA; encoded by the coding sequence ATGCGTTCGCTGCTCCGAACACCGATGATGGCACCCCTGGTGCGCGACAGCGCCCTCGTGTGGCTGGCGAGCGGGGTCGTCGGGGTCTCCTTCGGCGCGATCGCGGTGGCCGGCGGGCTGCCGCTCTGGGTGCCGGTGGCCATGTCGCTCGTCGTGTACGCCGGCTCGGCGCAGTTCAGCGCCGTCGGGCTGCTGCTCGCCGGGGGCGGGCCGCTCGCCGCGGTGGCCACCGGGCTGATCCTCAACACCCGTACCGCCGCCTTCAGCCTCGCCGTGGCGGACGTCCTCGGACCGGGCCGGTTCGCCCGGCTGGCCGGGGCGCATCTGGTCACCGACGAGACGGTGGCGTTCACGCTGGCCCAGCCGGATCCGGCCCGCCGCCGGGCCGCGTTCTGGGTGAACGGCCTCGGCCTGTTCGCCGCCTGGAACACCGGCGTCCTGGCCGGCGCCCTCGCCGGCACCGCCGTCGGCGACACGGCGACGTACGGACTCGACGCCGCGTTCCCCGCGGTGCTGGTGGCGCTGGTGCTGCCGGCGCTGCGCACGGACCGCTCCGTCCGCCGGGCCGCGCTGCTCGGCGCCGCGCTCGCCCTGGCCGTCACCCCGGCCGTCCCGGCGGGCGTGCCGGTGCTGCTGGCGCTCGCGGGTCTGGTGGTCCACGGCCGGAAGGGGAGTGCGGCATGA
- a CDS encoding helix-turn-helix domain-containing protein encodes MGEPLTWIAASLRRERARAGLSLSELAKRAGIAKSTLSQLESGGGNPSVETLWALGVALGVPFSSLVEPPAPAVQVIRAGEGPAVASERADYVATLLSASPPGARRDIYHLRAEPGAARESEPHIPGTVEHLIVGAGRVKAGPRGEEAELGPGDYMTYRGDVPHAYEALEPGTFFVLVMQHV; translated from the coding sequence ATGGGTGAGCCCCTGACGTGGATCGCCGCCTCTCTGCGCCGCGAGCGCGCCCGCGCCGGACTGTCCCTGTCCGAGCTGGCCAAACGGGCGGGCATCGCGAAGTCCACGCTCTCCCAGCTGGAGAGCGGCGGAGGGAACCCGAGCGTCGAGACGCTGTGGGCGCTGGGCGTGGCGCTCGGGGTGCCGTTCAGCTCGCTCGTGGAGCCGCCGGCCCCCGCGGTCCAGGTGATCCGGGCGGGGGAGGGGCCCGCGGTGGCGTCCGAGCGCGCCGACTACGTGGCCACCCTGCTCTCCGCGAGTCCGCCGGGCGCGCGGCGGGACATCTACCACCTGCGCGCGGAGCCGGGCGCGGCCCGTGAGTCCGAGCCGCACATCCCGGGCACCGTGGAGCATCTGATCGTCGGGGCGGGCCGGGTGAAGGCGGGACCGCGCGGCGAGGAGGCCGAGCTGGGCCCCGGGGACTACATGACGTACCGGGGGGACGTGCCGCACGCGTACGAGGCGCTGGAGCCGGGGACGTTCTTCGTCCTCGTCATGCAGCACGTGTAG
- a CDS encoding cold-shock protein — translation MATGTVKWFNAEKGFGFIAQEGGGPDVFVHYSAINASGFRSLEENQQVSFDVTQGPKGPQAENVTPV, via the coding sequence ATGGCTACCGGAACCGTGAAGTGGTTCAACGCCGAAAAGGGCTTTGGCTTCATCGCCCAGGAAGGCGGCGGCCCCGACGTCTTCGTTCACTACTCCGCGATCAACGCGAGCGGCTTCCGCTCGCTGGAGGAGAACCAGCAGGTCTCCTTCGACGTGACCCAGGGCCCGAAGGGCCCGCAGGCGGAGAACGTCACCCCCGTCTGA
- a CDS encoding menaquinone biosynthetic enzyme MqnA/MqnD family protein — protein MDNSRTRPRVGHIQFLNCLPLYWGLARTGTLLDFELTKDTPEKLSEQLVRGDLDIGPITLVEFLRNADDLVAFPDIAVGCDGPVMSCVIVSQVPLDQLDGARVALGSTSRTSVRLAQLLLAERYGVRPAYYTCPPDLSVMMQEAEAAVLIGDAALRANLLDGPRYGLQVHDLGALWKEWTGLPFVFAVWAARRDYLEREPDITRKVHEAFLASRNLSLEEVGKVAEQAARWEAFDEKVLERYFTTLDFRFGGPQLEAVAEFARRVGPTTGFPADVKVDLLHP, from the coding sequence GTGGACAATTCTCGCACCCGGCCCCGCGTGGGCCACATCCAGTTCCTCAACTGCCTGCCCCTGTACTGGGGGCTCGCGAGAACCGGCACGCTCCTCGACTTCGAGCTGACGAAGGACACCCCGGAGAAGCTCAGCGAGCAGCTCGTGCGCGGCGATCTCGACATCGGCCCGATCACGCTCGTCGAGTTCCTTCGCAACGCCGACGACCTGGTCGCCTTCCCCGACATCGCCGTCGGCTGCGACGGACCGGTCATGTCGTGCGTGATCGTCTCGCAGGTGCCCCTCGACCAGCTGGACGGCGCCCGCGTCGCCCTCGGCTCGACCTCCCGCACCTCGGTCCGGCTCGCCCAGCTGCTGCTCGCCGAGCGGTACGGCGTGCGTCCCGCCTACTACACCTGCCCGCCCGACCTCAGCGTGATGATGCAGGAGGCGGAGGCGGCGGTCCTCATCGGCGACGCCGCGCTGCGGGCCAACCTGCTCGACGGCCCCCGCTACGGGCTCCAGGTGCACGACCTGGGCGCGCTCTGGAAGGAGTGGACCGGCCTGCCCTTCGTCTTCGCCGTGTGGGCGGCGCGCCGCGACTATCTGGAGCGGGAACCGGACATCACCCGCAAGGTCCACGAGGCCTTCCTCGCCTCGCGCAACCTCTCCCTGGAGGAGGTCGGCAAGGTCGCGGAACAGGCGGCCCGCTGGGAGGCCTTCGACGAGAAGGTCCTGGAGCGGTATTTCACGACCCTCGACTTCCGCTTCGGCGGCCCGCAGCTGGAGGCGGTCGCGGAGTTCGCGCGCCGCGTCGGACCGACCACGGGATTTCCCGCGGACGTGAAGGTCGATCTGCTCCATCCGTGA
- a CDS encoding serine/threonine-protein kinase, with amino-acid sequence MQPLGMDEPTTVGPYRLLGRLGSGGMGRVYLGRSSGGRTVAVKIVHPHLALDEEFRTRFRREVEAARRVGGAWTAPVLDADPEAPVPWVATGYAAGPSLSGAVADAGALPAPSVRALGAGLAEALAAVHELGLVHRDVKPSNVLLTLDGPLLIDFGIARALDGTASLTSSGVSIGSPGYMAPEQILGKGVTGAADVFSLGAVLAYAAAGEPPFSGDTSAALLYKVVHEEPELDALDDPLRELVAQCLAKEPGARPTPGELAARLAPEGAARLVAGGWLPGPLVEQVSRGAVRLLNLEAGDDAPSGPVEFSRPVTVGEFGPAPVMPASVPAPRDAVPPPGDSAETSPSGRPGVTVAARGRRVSCTVTLAVAGALAAVTLGAVVLLDGMPGRGTDDPDTSAGSDAASSPAPDRTEGSVPARYLGTWEGKATAVGGSLPAGTFRLTVHRAGVGEELGTLRQTDLLGGVCDDVLTLKEVTAKQLVVTSVGAKGNHAGCNPEPHTVRITPAGDDLVYRSESSAEGEPEARLSKTGEGSG; translated from the coding sequence ATGCAGCCACTCGGCATGGACGAGCCCACGACCGTGGGGCCGTACCGGCTCCTCGGCCGGCTGGGGTCCGGCGGGATGGGCCGGGTCTACCTGGGCCGCAGTTCCGGGGGCCGCACGGTCGCCGTCAAGATCGTGCACCCGCATCTCGCGCTCGACGAGGAGTTCCGCACCCGCTTCCGGCGCGAGGTCGAGGCGGCCCGGCGGGTGGGCGGCGCGTGGACGGCGCCCGTGCTGGACGCCGACCCGGAGGCCCCGGTGCCCTGGGTGGCCACCGGGTACGCGGCCGGTCCGTCGCTGTCCGGCGCCGTCGCCGACGCGGGCGCCCTGCCCGCGCCGTCCGTACGGGCCCTGGGCGCCGGACTCGCGGAGGCGCTGGCCGCCGTGCACGAGCTGGGCCTGGTGCACCGGGACGTGAAACCGTCGAACGTCCTGCTCACCCTGGACGGCCCCCTGCTGATCGACTTCGGCATCGCGCGGGCGCTGGACGGCACCGCCTCCCTCACCTCCAGCGGCGTCTCCATCGGCTCGCCCGGCTACATGGCGCCCGAGCAGATCCTGGGCAAGGGCGTCACGGGCGCGGCCGACGTCTTCTCGCTGGGCGCCGTGCTCGCCTACGCGGCGGCCGGCGAGCCGCCGTTCTCCGGGGACACCTCGGCGGCCCTGCTCTACAAGGTGGTCCACGAGGAACCCGAACTCGACGCCCTGGACGACCCGTTGCGCGAGCTGGTCGCCCAGTGCCTCGCCAAGGAGCCCGGGGCGCGGCCCACCCCCGGTGAGCTGGCCGCGCGGCTGGCGCCCGAGGGCGCGGCCCGGCTGGTGGCGGGCGGCTGGCTGCCCGGCCCGCTGGTCGAGCAGGTCAGCCGGGGCGCCGTACGGCTGCTGAACCTGGAGGCCGGGGACGACGCCCCGTCCGGGCCCGTGGAGTTCAGCCGGCCCGTCACCGTCGGCGAGTTCGGGCCGGCCCCGGTGATGCCCGCCTCCGTGCCCGCGCCCCGGGACGCGGTGCCCCCGCCCGGTGACTCAGCCGAGACGTCCCCGTCCGGCAGGCCGGGGGTGACCGTCGCCGCGCGCGGGCGCCGGGTGAGCTGCACGGTGACCCTTGCCGTCGCCGGCGCCCTCGCCGCCGTCACGCTCGGCGCCGTCGTCCTCCTCGACGGGATGCCGGGCCGGGGCACGGACGACCCGGACACGAGCGCGGGCTCCGACGCCGCCTCGTCCCCGGCGCCGGACAGGACGGAGGGCTCCGTCCCCGCCCGGTACCTCGGCACCTGGGAGGGGAAGGCGACGGCCGTGGGCGGCTCGCTGCCCGCCGGCACCTTCCGGCTCACCGTGCACAGGGCCGGGGTCGGCGAGGAGTTGGGCACACTGCGCCAGACCGACCTGCTCGGCGGGGTCTGCGACGACGTCCTCACCCTGAAGGAGGTGACGGCGAAGCAGCTCGTCGTCACGTCCGTGGGCGCGAAGGGCAACCACGCCGGCTGCAACCCCGAACCGCACACCGTACGCATCACCCCGGCCGGCGACGACCTCGTGTACCGCTCGGAGAGCTCGGCGGAGGGCGAGCCCGAGGCCCGCCTGTCGAAGACCGGGGAGGGGAGCGGCTGA
- a CDS encoding prepilin peptidase, which yields MEVGTPVVVAVAALWGALAGALLPRAAYRFSAPDEEPWRAHCPDGHPVPGWLGPAGCRSCGPRAPYGPGATVPVLVTAAVCAALAAATGTRPELGAWLLLAPAGVLLTLVDLRVRRLPDPLTLPLAGGALALLGLAAALPEHAGHWPTAVAASLALGAFYYGLHLLNPDGMGFGDVKLALGAGAVLGWYGWPTVMLGTFAGFLSGALYGWGLVALRRAGRTSAIPFGPFLLGGALAGVLIGAYAA from the coding sequence ATGGAGGTGGGCACCCCGGTCGTCGTCGCCGTCGCCGCGCTGTGGGGAGCGCTCGCCGGGGCCCTGCTGCCCCGCGCCGCCTACCGCTTCTCCGCGCCCGACGAGGAGCCGTGGCGGGCGCACTGCCCGGACGGCCACCCGGTGCCGGGATGGCTCGGCCCGGCCGGCTGCCGGAGTTGCGGACCCCGCGCCCCGTACGGCCCCGGCGCCACCGTCCCCGTCCTCGTCACCGCCGCCGTCTGCGCCGCCCTCGCCGCCGCCACCGGCACCCGGCCCGAGCTGGGCGCCTGGCTGCTGCTGGCGCCCGCCGGCGTCCTGCTCACGCTCGTCGACCTGCGGGTGCGCCGCCTCCCCGACCCGCTCACCCTCCCCCTCGCGGGCGGCGCGCTCGCCCTCCTCGGCCTGGCCGCCGCCCTCCCCGAGCACGCCGGGCACTGGCCGACCGCCGTGGCCGCCTCCCTCGCGCTCGGCGCCTTCTACTACGGCCTGCATCTGCTCAACCCCGACGGCATGGGCTTCGGCGACGTGAAACTGGCGCTCGGCGCGGGCGCGGTCCTCGGCTGGTACGGCTGGCCGACCGTCATGCTCGGCACGTTCGCCGGGTTCCTGTCCGGAGCGCTGTACGGCTGGGGCCTGGTCGCCCTGCGCCGGGCCGGCCGCACCTCGGCGATCCCCTTCGGCCCGTTCCTGCTCGGCGGGGCGCTGGCGGGGGTGCTGATCGGGGCGTACGCGGCCTGA
- the mqnC gene encoding cyclic dehypoxanthinyl futalosine synthase yields the protein MTEKADLQSVLDRAAAGGRITPEEALDLYRDAPLHALGSAADAVRRRRYAGTEHIATYIIERNINYTNVCVTACKFCAFYAPPKDTAKGWTRDLDDILRRCAETVELGGTQIMFQGGHHPDYGVEYYEKHFAAIKKEFPQLVIHSLGASEVEHMARISKVSVEEAIQRIHAAGLDSFAGAGAELLPERPRKAIAPLKESGERWLEIMETAHNLGVESTSTMLMGTGETNAERIEHLRMIRDVQDRTGGFRAFIPYLYQPMNNHLKGRTQATIFEYLRMIAISRLFMDNIAHIQGSWLTTGQDAGQLTLHYGADDLGSVMLEENVVSAAGAKHRSNLQEMIDMIRSAGRVPAQRATTYEHLVVHDDPANDPVDSRVMSHISSTAIEGGTAHPELKILASN from the coding sequence GTGACCGAGAAGGCCGACCTTCAGTCCGTCCTCGACCGTGCCGCAGCGGGCGGGCGGATCACCCCAGAGGAAGCGCTCGACCTCTACCGCGACGCCCCGCTGCACGCGCTCGGCTCCGCCGCCGACGCCGTGCGCCGCCGCCGCTACGCGGGTACCGAGCACATCGCGACGTACATCATCGAGCGGAACATCAACTACACGAACGTGTGCGTCACGGCGTGCAAGTTCTGCGCCTTCTACGCCCCGCCTAAGGACACCGCCAAGGGCTGGACCCGCGACCTCGACGACATCCTGCGCCGCTGCGCCGAGACCGTCGAACTCGGCGGCACCCAGATCATGTTCCAGGGCGGCCACCACCCGGACTACGGCGTCGAGTACTACGAGAAGCACTTCGCGGCCATCAAGAAGGAGTTCCCGCAGCTCGTCATCCACAGCCTGGGGGCGAGCGAGGTCGAGCACATGGCCCGGATCTCCAAGGTGAGCGTGGAGGAGGCCATCCAGCGCATCCACGCGGCCGGCCTCGACTCCTTCGCGGGCGCGGGCGCCGAGCTGCTCCCGGAGCGGCCCCGCAAGGCCATCGCGCCGCTGAAGGAGTCCGGCGAGCGCTGGCTGGAGATCATGGAGACCGCCCACAACCTGGGCGTGGAGTCCACCTCCACCATGCTGATGGGCACCGGCGAGACCAACGCCGAACGGATCGAGCACCTGCGCATGATCCGTGACGTGCAGGACCGCACGGGCGGCTTCCGGGCCTTCATCCCGTACCTGTACCAGCCCATGAACAACCACCTGAAGGGCCGCACGCAGGCCACGATCTTCGAGTACCTGCGGATGATCGCGATCTCCCGGCTGTTCATGGACAACATCGCCCACATCCAGGGCTCCTGGCTGACCACCGGCCAGGACGCGGGGCAGCTGACGCTGCACTACGGCGCCGACGACCTCGGCTCGGTCATGCTGGAGGAGAACGTCGTCTCGGCGGCCGGTGCGAAGCACCGCTCCAACCTCCAGGAGATGATCGACATGATCCGCTCCGCGGGACGGGTCCCGGCCCAGCGCGCGACGACGTACGAGCACCTCGTCGTGCACGACGACCCGGCGAACGACCCCGTCGACAGCCGCGTCATGTCCCACATCTCCTCGACGGCGATCGAGGGCGGCACGGCCCACCCCGAGCTGAAGATCCTCGCCTCCAACTGA